The Gasterosteus aculeatus chromosome 8, fGasAcu3.hap1.1, whole genome shotgun sequence genome has a window encoding:
- the matk gene encoding megakaryocyte-associated tyrosine-protein kinase isoform X1 has translation MNWAAGTQCVAKGDQKKQKPGELAYQKGDILTIVEASTKKGFYKARLNTTGEEGLINSSNMRTREALRVDPSLSLMPWFHGKISGPEAVNKLQPAEDGLYLVRESIRHPGDYVLCVSVSGDVVHYRVIYQDKQLTIDNTQYFYNLIDMIEFYSKNKGSIATTLLKPKQKQGTKSAELELSKSGWLLDITKLKLGENIGEGEFGAVYEGVYMDQRVAVKTIKCDVTAQAFLQETTVMTKLQHKNLVRLLGVILHKGLHIVTELMTKGNLVNFLRTRGRSVINSVQLLRFALDVCEGMEYLEAKRLVHRDLAARNVLVSDDSLAKISDFGLTKVDPKVSDNAKLPVKWTAPEALKKEKFSTKSDVWSYGVLLWEIFSYGRQPYPKMSLKEVKERVEGGYRMEAPDDCPSVVYSLMKMCWEQEPRRRPAFHKLREKLEREIGKRSPDPRSERRDGVTSASGC, from the exons ATGAACTGGGCCGCCGGCACACAGTGTGTGGCCAAGGGGgaccaaaagaaacaaaaacccgGAGAACTGGCTTACCAGAAAGGAGACATCCTCACTATTGTTGAGGCCAGCACG AAGAAGGGCTTTTACAAAGCCAGACTCAACACCACGGGCGAGGAAGGACTCATAAACTCCAGCAATATGCGCACAAGGGAGGCTCTGCGCGTTGACCCCAGCCTCAGCCTCATGCC TTGGTTCCACGGGAAGATCTCTGGTCCGGAGGCCGTGAACAAGCTGCAGCCGGCCGAGGACGGACTGTATCTGGTTCGAGAGTCCATCCGCCATCCCGGCGACTACGTCCTGTGTGTCAGCGTTTCAGGAGATGTTGTCCACTACCGGGTGATTTACCAGGACAAGCAGCTGACCATCGATAACACGCAGTATTTCTACAACCTCATCGACATGATAGAG TTCTACTCAAAGAACAAAGGCTCCATTGCTACGACACTTCTGaaacccaaacaaaaacaaggaacCAAGTCAGCTGAGTTGGAGCTCTCCAAAA GTGGATGGCTGCTGGACATTACAAAGCTCAAACTGGGGGAGAACATAGGAGAGGGGGAGTTTGGTG CTGTTTATGAAGGAGTCTACATGGACCAGAGGGTGGCAGTAAAGACCATTAAATGTGATGTCACAGCTCAGGCCTTCCTGCAGGAGACCACAGTCATGAC GAAGCTCCAGCATAAAAACCTGGTGCGATTGTTGGGGGTCATTCTTCACAAAGGGCTTCATATTGTCACAGAACTCATGACTAAG ggGAACCTTGTCAACTTTCTCAGGACAAGAGGACGCTCGGTGATAAACTCAGTTCAGCTGCTCCGCTTTGCTCT AGACGTGTGTGAGGGGATGGAGTACCTGGAGGCCAAGAGGTTGGTCCACAGAGATCTGGCAGCTCGTAACGTGTTGGTCTCTGACGACAGCCTGGCCAAGATCAGCGACTTCGGTCTGACCAAAGTGGACCCAAAGGTGTCTGACAACGCCAAACTGCCGGTGAAATGGACGGCCCCCGAAGCTCTGAAGAAAGAG AAATTCTCCACAAAATCGGATGTTTGGAGCTACGGCGTTCTGCTGTGGGAGATCTTCTCTTACGGTCGTCAACCTTATCCTAAGATG TCcctgaaggaggtgaaggagagggtggaggggggctatCGCATGGAGGCTCCAGACGACTGCCCCTCCGTTGTTTACTCGCTGATGAAGATGTGCTGGGAGCAGGAGCCACGCAGGAGACCCGCTTTTCACAAACTGAGAGAGAAACTTGAGCGAGAGATTGGCAAGCGCAGCCCGGACCCCCGGTCAGAGCGCCGGGACGGGGTCACATCGGCTTCCGGATGCTGA
- the matk gene encoding megakaryocyte-associated tyrosine-protein kinase isoform X2: MNWAAGTQCVAKGDQKKQKPGELAYQKGDILTIVEASTKGFYKARLNTTGEEGLINSSNMRTREALRVDPSLSLMPWFHGKISGPEAVNKLQPAEDGLYLVRESIRHPGDYVLCVSVSGDVVHYRVIYQDKQLTIDNTQYFYNLIDMIEFYSKNKGSIATTLLKPKQKQGTKSAELELSKSGWLLDITKLKLGENIGEGEFGAVYEGVYMDQRVAVKTIKCDVTAQAFLQETTVMTKLQHKNLVRLLGVILHKGLHIVTELMTKGNLVNFLRTRGRSVINSVQLLRFALDVCEGMEYLEAKRLVHRDLAARNVLVSDDSLAKISDFGLTKVDPKVSDNAKLPVKWTAPEALKKEKFSTKSDVWSYGVLLWEIFSYGRQPYPKMSLKEVKERVEGGYRMEAPDDCPSVVYSLMKMCWEQEPRRRPAFHKLREKLEREIGKRSPDPRSERRDGVTSASGC, encoded by the exons ATGAACTGGGCCGCCGGCACACAGTGTGTGGCCAAGGGGgaccaaaagaaacaaaaacccgGAGAACTGGCTTACCAGAAAGGAGACATCCTCACTATTGTTGAGGCCAGCACG AAGGGCTTTTACAAAGCCAGACTCAACACCACGGGCGAGGAAGGACTCATAAACTCCAGCAATATGCGCACAAGGGAGGCTCTGCGCGTTGACCCCAGCCTCAGCCTCATGCC TTGGTTCCACGGGAAGATCTCTGGTCCGGAGGCCGTGAACAAGCTGCAGCCGGCCGAGGACGGACTGTATCTGGTTCGAGAGTCCATCCGCCATCCCGGCGACTACGTCCTGTGTGTCAGCGTTTCAGGAGATGTTGTCCACTACCGGGTGATTTACCAGGACAAGCAGCTGACCATCGATAACACGCAGTATTTCTACAACCTCATCGACATGATAGAG TTCTACTCAAAGAACAAAGGCTCCATTGCTACGACACTTCTGaaacccaaacaaaaacaaggaacCAAGTCAGCTGAGTTGGAGCTCTCCAAAA GTGGATGGCTGCTGGACATTACAAAGCTCAAACTGGGGGAGAACATAGGAGAGGGGGAGTTTGGTG CTGTTTATGAAGGAGTCTACATGGACCAGAGGGTGGCAGTAAAGACCATTAAATGTGATGTCACAGCTCAGGCCTTCCTGCAGGAGACCACAGTCATGAC GAAGCTCCAGCATAAAAACCTGGTGCGATTGTTGGGGGTCATTCTTCACAAAGGGCTTCATATTGTCACAGAACTCATGACTAAG ggGAACCTTGTCAACTTTCTCAGGACAAGAGGACGCTCGGTGATAAACTCAGTTCAGCTGCTCCGCTTTGCTCT AGACGTGTGTGAGGGGATGGAGTACCTGGAGGCCAAGAGGTTGGTCCACAGAGATCTGGCAGCTCGTAACGTGTTGGTCTCTGACGACAGCCTGGCCAAGATCAGCGACTTCGGTCTGACCAAAGTGGACCCAAAGGTGTCTGACAACGCCAAACTGCCGGTGAAATGGACGGCCCCCGAAGCTCTGAAGAAAGAG AAATTCTCCACAAAATCGGATGTTTGGAGCTACGGCGTTCTGCTGTGGGAGATCTTCTCTTACGGTCGTCAACCTTATCCTAAGATG TCcctgaaggaggtgaaggagagggtggaggggggctatCGCATGGAGGCTCCAGACGACTGCCCCTCCGTTGTTTACTCGCTGATGAAGATGTGCTGGGAGCAGGAGCCACGCAGGAGACCCGCTTTTCACAAACTGAGAGAGAAACTTGAGCGAGAGATTGGCAAGCGCAGCCCGGACCCCCGGTCAGAGCGCCGGGACGGGGTCACATCGGCTTCCGGATGCTGA